DNA sequence from the Armigeres subalbatus isolate Guangzhou_Male chromosome 1, GZ_Asu_2, whole genome shotgun sequence genome:
CCCGATTCCGCTCTACAAGAAGTGAAAAGTCGATTagttatgaattttaattttaattagttATGCACGGCACAAGCTAAAAACTGTTCCTCGGTGTTAGAGCTCGATTGATCAGTTTTCCTGATCTTGTCAGATTCATGATTTACTTGTAACGGTTCTAGAGGTTGTATCTGGGAAAGGCGGTGACGGCGGTGATTTAAACGTTGTAGGGAATCAGTTTAATCAGACACGTTGTGAAGAAAATGTTAACTTGAATGAGATacagaaataaaaagaaataaaactaaaattattAATAAGAAAGCAGTTGTTAATAATTGAGAATaactcaaatatttttttttcttaaatgagATATAATATAATAGCTTACAGAACTCCTTACTTAGAACTTAAATATGCTTTCTGAACAGGCGATGAAGACGGCGGACAACCCCGGATGATTATGTTGAAGATGGAAATGGAACAACTGTCCCGGCGTATCAACGATCCCCTCTCCACGGAGTATGGAACGGATGATTTGAGCAAGGCACGTTCGTTGCGCCGGGAACTTAAACAAATGGACGAAGAGTTCCGTATGCTTCATAAGGCAATCGGTGGAATTGGCAAGCCGAGGGTGAACGGGTTCCAATTCCCTATTACACGGGAAGAAGATGTTGAACGGCTGGAGACGGCGGTGCGGAGCAATAGTGACATCCGTGCACAATACGTGAGTTCAGTTGTACGATTGTTTCTGAGCTGATTCTGATTGGCGTATTTATATTTACATAAATCAGGTGGAATATCTGGACTTCACTAAACCATTCAGAATGAGTGTGCAGCAAGTGTTCAGCAAGTTTTTCACCGACGAAGCCATGACCAACTACAATTGGCATGGGGTGGACCGGGCCCAGTACCCGCGGACGCCCAAAAAAGGCATGCAGAAGTATGACATATTCTATGGCTGTATGATTGGTAAGAAATAATCTGACGTACTAAATTCTACGTACTAAATTTGATactgtttttgtgttttttgtttgttttttgtttt
Encoded proteins:
- the LOC134221459 gene encoding uncharacterized protein LOC134221459 — protein: MIMLKMEMEQLSRRINDPLSTEYGTDDLSKARSLRRELKQMDEEFRMLHKAIGGIGKPRVNGFQFPITREEDVERLETAVRSNSDIRAQYVEYLDFTKPFRMSVQQVFSKFFTDEAMTNYNWHGVDRAQYPRTPKKGMQKYDIFYGCMIAHQFNAASSNGKNIEILKLELAQLDVLFSQRRMTGQKTGRSKRTPI